The following proteins come from a genomic window of Meles meles chromosome 1, mMelMel3.1 paternal haplotype, whole genome shotgun sequence:
- the LOC123949176 gene encoding guanylate-binding protein 6-like: MVLALPHLDGEAAPTLQPSQDNELQKQYLELLQMKIELEESCKKKDELLRDTQRALAEEQAKRETAEREKQLLEERCKEMQQKIKLLEIMFNKSIIQLKEEMKIETENLLRKQDEKIQRLEAQIEVLTEKKKNNKNDCTSETTASDKEENSSEHSWWSKICDIIKELTLLLTKFFSSG, translated from the exons ATGGTCCTGGCACTCCCGCACCTGGATGGGGAGGCAGCCCCCACATTGCAACCCTCCCAGGATAACGAGCTACAGAAACAGTACCTG GAATTGCTACAGATGAAGATAGAACTAGAGGAAAGTTGTAAGAAAAAAGATGAGCTTCTCCGTGATACACAAAGAGCCTTAGCAG AGGAGCAGGCCaaaagagagacagcagagagggaaaagcagcttcTTGAGGAAAGGTGTAAAGAGATGCAGCAAAAGATAAAGCTTCTAGAAATAATGTTCAATAAATCCATAATCCAACTGAAAGAGGAGATGAAGATTGAGACAGAAAACCTTCTGAGAAAGCAGGATGAGAAGATTCAGAGGCTTGAG GCCCAAATTGAAGTGCtgactgaaaagaagaaaaacaataaaaatgactgCACTTCAGAGACAACGGCAAGTGATAAGGAAGAAAACAGTTCAGAGCACTCATGGTGGTCTAAAATTTGTGACATAATAAAAGAGTTGACTTTACTACTTACCAAGTTTTTCTCTAGTGGATAA